A genomic segment from Chanos chanos chromosome 2, fChaCha1.1, whole genome shotgun sequence encodes:
- the nob1 gene encoding RNA-binding protein NOB1, producing MVATTAEHVVADAGAFLKKAPLHEIGKNIYTIKDVVDEIRDKQTRRNLAFLPYKLNFKEPFPEHIRLVTEFAKKTGDYPSLSATDIKVLALTYQLELENVGADHLKKEPEVKVKICSTQQHPEAPVGIAGFHLPSKRPSESPSDGTPTPAIAQTLQASESEEFNSFQFWRSPLPNIEADLRELLSTDRVVTTDSCEEEEEEEEEEEEEDDGGGWITPSNIKQIQMEVGNRGTLDDVTVGCVTTDFSMQNVLIQMGLHVLSVNGMLIKQTRSYILRCHACFKTTTNMNKTFCPHCGNQTLKKVAVTLNEDGSVHLHFSKNPRVLNPKGLRYSLPLPKGGKHANNPQLVEDQHFPQQRLSRKARQKTNVFDPDYLAGSSPFCEHDLYSRCASLHLRDRDGQSGGGRRRINPNATSKKFVKRK from the exons ATGGTGGCCACCACAGCAGAGCATGTTGTGGCTGACGCAGGGGCATTTCTGAAAAAAGCTCCGCTTCAC GAAATTGGGAAGAACATTTACACTATAAAGGACGTCGTTGATGAAATTCGAGATAAACAAACCAGAAGGAACCTGGCATTCTTACCGTACAAGCTTAACTTCAAAGAACCTTTCCCAGAGCACATACGACTAG TAACTGAATTCGCAAAAAAGACAGGAGATTACCCCAGCCTGTCTGCCACAGACATCAAGGTCTTGGCACTAACCTACCAGCTGGAGTTGGAGAATGTCGGGGCTGACCATCTTAAGAAAGAACCTGAAGTGAAG GTTAAAATCTGTAGTACACAGCAGCACCCAGAGGCCCCAGTTGGTATTGCTGGATTCCATCTTCCCTCCAAA AGGCCATCTGAAAGCCCAAGCGACGGCACACCAACCCCAGCAATAGCACAGACCCTTCAGGCATCAGAGAGTGAGGAATTCAACAGCTTCCAGTTCTGGAGGAGCCCCCTGCCAAATATTGAGGCTGACCTACGAGAGCTGTTG AGTACAGACAGAGTAGTCACAACagacagctgtgaggaggaagaagaggaggaggaggaagaggaagaggaggatgatggTGGTGGCTGGATCACTCCCAGTAATATAAAACAGATCCAGATGGAAGTGGGCAACAGGGGAACACTGGATGATGTTACAGTGGGCTGTGTGACGACAGATTTCTCTATGCAG AATGTTCTCATACAGATGGGTCTTCATGTCCTGTCAGTGAATGGAATGCTCATAAAACAAACCAGAAGCTACATTCTGCGCTGCCATGCCTGTTTCAA aaccaccacaaacatgaacaaaactTTTTGCCCACATTGTGGGAACCAGACGTTAAAGAAGGTTGCCGTCACTCTTAACGAGGATGGCAGCGTGCATCTGCATTTTTCTAAAAACCCCAGAGTCCTGAATCCCAAAGGCTTGAGG TACTCCTTACCCTTGCCAAAGGGGGGCAAGCATGCCAACAACCCCCAACTGGTGGAAGATCAGCACTTCCCTCAGCAGAGGTTGTCCAGAAAGGCTCGGCAGAAGACAAACGTTTTTGACCCCGATTACCTGGCTGGCAGCTCACCGTTCTGTGAGCATGACCTTTACAGTCGATGTGCCAGCCTGCACCTGCGTGACAGGGACGGCCAGAGTGGAGGAGGCAGACGCCGCATTAACCCAAATGCTACCAGCAAGAAGTTTGTCaagagaaaatga
- the wdr59 gene encoding GATOR complex protein WDR59 isoform X1 — MAARWSSENVVVEFRDAQATAMSVDCLGRHAVLSGRRFLYVVNLEMPSEAPRKIGRQSKWDVGTVQWNPHRTEAHLFAASSNQRVDLYVWQDGCGEAHTSLLGHTRVISDLDWSWFEPEFLVTSSVDTYIYIWDTRDTRKPTVALSAVAGASQVKWNRRNQYCLASSHDGDVRIWDKRKPNTAVEYVAAHLSKIHGLDWHPDNEYILATSSQDNSVRFWDYRQPRKYLNILSCQVPVWKARYTPFSNGLVTVMVPQLRRENSLLLWSTLDLNSPVHAFVGHDDVVLEFQWRPQKEGSKDCQLVTWSRDQTLRIWRVDPQLQKLCASDIVEELMDGLTLATDSEKTLRSQDSEAPLSPSLNADESHDQQEGVQSSLSTSSRHDAPGLPQTLQQEFSLVNLQIRNVNVEMDAVNRSCFVSAHCGANRVRLVVKFPAQYPNNAAPSFQFVSPTTISSSMKTKIQKILTDTSLQKVKRNQNCLEPCVRQLVSCLESDIEDGTNPYILTNPVTPALPAFPRVTNTYGSYQDANIPFPRTSGARFCGTGFLVYFTRPMTMHRTAPPTEPTPRSLSALSAYHSGVMTPMKMRSESQATLRLYSGSPTRTDKEQVSISSFYYKERKSRRWKGKREGTDCSNRPIKLAGKVIIQEVSCLLPVHKALGETYVLNVNDIQDTCQKNAAAALAIGRRDLAKVWALASAATSLDLSPDSEPDADTPWARHPFGRHLLETLLDHYSHMSDVQSLAMLCSVFRGQGSPHDSFTLYGHQNPRSSVLALHHLRYPSYTSSSVTSGSCSSTSDSTTTTWNMIGRDSEHIPPWGESSPDDYRYGNQVYTDPREREKEQHDMNKRLLDPANTLQFDDFKKCYGEILHRWGLKEKRAEVLKFVSCPPEPHKGIEFGVYCCHCRSQARGTQCAVCKRFTFQCAICHVAVRGSSNFCLSCGHGGHTSHMMEWFRSQEVCPAGCGCHCLLQSTF; from the exons ATGGCGGCCCGCTGGAGTAGTGAGAATGTTGTGGTGGAGTTTAGAGACGCACAG GCAACTGCGATGTCAGTGGATTGCTTGGGTCGTCATGCTGTGTTGTCTGG GCGGCGGTTCTTATATGTAGTGAACTTGGAGATGCCCTCCGAGGCTCCACGGAAAATCGGGCGTCAGAGCAAATGGGATGTGGGGACTGTGCAGTGGAATCCTCACAGAACAGAGGCGCATTTATTTGCTGCATCG AGTAACCAGCGTGTGGACCTGTACGTGTGGCAGGATGGGTGTGGAGAGGCTCACACATCCTTGCTGGGTCATACACGTGTCATAAG TGACTTAGACTGGTCCTGGTTTGAACCTGAATTCCTTGTCACAAGCTCTGTGGACACATATATCTACATATGGGACACTAG AGACACTCGTAAACCCACCGTCGCCTTGTCTGCTGTGG CTGGGGCATCCCAGGTGAAATGGAACAGGCGAAATCAGTACTGCTTGGCCTCCAGTCATGATGGCGACGTGAGAATCTGGGATAAAAGG aAACCCAACACTGCCGTGGAGTATGTGGCTGCTCACCTTTCTAAAATCCATGGCCTGGACTGGCACCCTGACAATGAATATATTCTTGCAACCTCCAGTCAGGATAACTCAGTGCGG TTCTGGGACTATAGACAGCCTCGGAAGTACTTGAATATCCTGTCTTGCCAGGTCCCTGTGTGGAAAGCAAGATATACA ccttTCTCTAACGGGCTGGTGACAGTGATGGTTCCCCAGCTCCGGCGGGAGAACAGCTTATTGCTGTGGAGCACGCTGGACCTCAACAGCCCAGTTCATGCCTTTGTGGGACATGATGATGTAGTGCTAGAGTTTCAGTGGAGACCACAGAAAGAGG GTTCTAAAGACTGCCAGCTTGTCACATGGTCCAGAGATCAGACCCTGAGAATCTGGAGGGTAGATCCTCAGTTACAGAAG CTCTGTGCTAGTGATATTGTGGAGGAGCTGATGGATGGTCTGACTCTGGCcacagactcagagaaaacTCTCCGCTCACAGGACTCTGAAGCCCCGCTTAGCCCCAGTCTCAATGCTGATGAGTCCCATG ATCAACAGGAAGGTGTGCAGTCCAGCCTCTCGACAAGCAGCAGGCATGACGCGCCAGGCCTGCCCCAGACACTGCAGCAGGAGTTCTCTCTGGTCAACCTGCAGATCCGTAACGTTAATGTGGAG ATGGATGCCGTTAACCGGAGCTGTTTTGTGTCAGCTCATTGTGGAGCGAACCGTGTCCGGCTTGTGGTCAAGTTCCCAGCACAGTACCCCAACAACGCTGCACCATCATTCCAGTTTGTTTCCCCGACCACCATTTCTTCTTCCATGAAAACCAAAATACAGAAG ATCCTGACCGACACATCACTGCAGAAGGTGAAGAGAAACCAGAACTGCCTGGAGCCCTGTGTGAGGCAGCTGGTGTCCTGCTTGGAGTCAGATAta GAAGATGGCACCAACCCTTACATCCTCACAAACCCAGTAACCCCAGCTCTGCCTGCCTTCCCACGCGTCACAAACACCTACGGCTCTTACCAGGACGCCAACATCCCTTTCCCCCGCACCTCCGGGGCTCGCTTCTGTGGCACAG GTTTTCTGGTGTATTTCACACGGCCCATGACGATGCACCGCACTGCCCCCCCGACGGAGCCCACACCCAG GTCACTGTCCGCTCTTTCTGCATACCACAGTGGGGTCATGACCCCCATGAAAATGCGCTCAGAGTCCCAAGCCACGCTAAGACTTTACAGCGGCAGTcctacacgcacagacaaagaGCAGGTTTCCATCTCCTCCTTCTACTACAAGGAACGG AAATCACGACGCTGGAAAGGCAAACGAGAGGGAACAGACTGCAGTAACAGACCAATTAAACTGGCTGGCAAAGTTATCATTCAGGAGGTCTCTTGTCTGCTGCCCGTACACAAAGCCCTTGGGGAGACCTATGT CCTTAATGTAAACGACATACAGGACACCTGTCAGAAGAATGCAGCAGCAGCTCTGGCCATTGGCCGTAGAGATCTGGCCAAG GTGTGGGCCCTTGCCTCTGCTGCCACCAGCCTTGATCTGAGCCCCGACTCTGAACCTGACGCTGACACTCCCTGGGCAAGACATCCTTTTGGGAGACACTTGCTAGAGACACt GCTGGATCACTACAGTCACATGAGTGATGTGCAGAGCTTGGCCATGCTGTGTAGTGTATTCAGAGGGCAGGGAAGCCCTCATGATTCCTTCACTCTGTATGGACATCAGAACCCGCGCTCTTCTGTTCTCGCCCTACACCACCTACGATAC CCCAGCTATACCTCAAGCTCAGTCACATCTGGCTCCTGCTCCAGCACCTCTGACTCCACCACCACTACTTGGAACATGA TTGGGAGGGATTCCGAACACATTCCCCCCTGGGGGGAGTCCTCTCCAGATGACTATCGCTATGGTAACCAGGTTTACACTGACCCAAGGGAACGAGAGAAAGAACAGCATGACATGAATAAAAG ATTGCTGGATCCAGCTAACACCTTGCAGTTTGATGACTTTAAGAAGTGTTATGGTGAGATCCTTCACCGCTGGGGCTTGAAGGAGAAAAGAGCTGAAGTGCTTAAGTTTGTCTCTTGTCCCCCAGAGCCGCACAAGGGCATAG AATTTGGCGTGTATTGCTGTCATTGTCGCAGCCAAGCAAGGGGCACCCAGTGTGCCGTGTGCAAACGCTTCACCTTCCAGTGTGCGATCTGCCATGTGGCTGTGCGAGGCTCCTCCAACTTTTGCCTGAGCTGTGGACATGGTGGCCACACCAGCCACATGATGGAATGGTTCCGCTCACAAGAGGTGTGCCCTGCAGGCTGTGGCTGCCACTGCCTGCTGCAGAGCACTTTCTGA
- the wdr59 gene encoding GATOR complex protein WDR59 isoform X2 yields the protein MAARWSSENVVVEFRDAQATAMSVDCLGRHAVLSGRRFLYVVNLEMPSEAPRKIGRQSKWDVGTVQWNPHRTEAHLFAASSNQRVDLYVWQDGCGEAHTSLLGHTRVISDLDWSWFEPEFLVTSSVDTYIYIWDTRDTRKPTVALSAVAGASQVKWNRRNQYCLASSHDGDVRIWDKRKPNTAVEYVAAHLSKIHGLDWHPDNEYILATSSQDNSVRFWDYRQPRKYLNILSCQVPVWKARYTPFSNGLVTVMVPQLRRENSLLLWSTLDLNSPVHAFVGHDDVVLEFQWRPQKEGSKDCQLVTWSRDQTLRIWRVDPQLQKLCASDIVEELMDGLTLATDSEKTLRSQDSEAPLSPSLNADESHDQQEGVQSSLSTSSRHDAPGLPQTLQQEFSLVNLQIRNVNVEMDAVNRSCFVSAHCGANRVRLVVKFPAQYPNNAAPSFQFVSPTTISSSMKTKIQKILTDTSLQKVKRNQNCLEPCVRQLVSCLESDIVSASEDGTNPYILTNPVTPALPAFPRVTNTYGSYQDANIPFPRTSGARFCGTGFLVYFTRPMTMHRTAPPTEPTPRSLSALSAYHSGVMTPMKMRSESQATLRLYSGSPTRTDKEQVSISSFYYKERKSRRWKGKREGTDCSNRPIKLAGKVIIQEVSCLLPVHKALGETYVLNVNDIQDTCQKNAAAALAIGRRDLAKVWALASAATSLDLSPDSEPDADTPWARHPFGRHLLETLLDHYSHMSDVQSLAMLCSVFRGQGSPHDSFTLYGHQNPRSSVLALHHLRYPSYTSSSVTSGSCSSTSDSTTTTWNMIGRDSEHIPPWGESSPDDYRYGNQVYTDPREREKEQHDMNKRLLDPANTLQFDDFKKCYGEILHRWGLKEKRAEVLKFVSCPPEPHKGIEFGVYCCHCRSQARGTQCAVCKRFTFQCAICHVAVRGSSNFCLSCGHGGHTSHMMEWFRSQEVCPAGCGCHCLLQSTF from the exons ATGGCGGCCCGCTGGAGTAGTGAGAATGTTGTGGTGGAGTTTAGAGACGCACAG GCAACTGCGATGTCAGTGGATTGCTTGGGTCGTCATGCTGTGTTGTCTGG GCGGCGGTTCTTATATGTAGTGAACTTGGAGATGCCCTCCGAGGCTCCACGGAAAATCGGGCGTCAGAGCAAATGGGATGTGGGGACTGTGCAGTGGAATCCTCACAGAACAGAGGCGCATTTATTTGCTGCATCG AGTAACCAGCGTGTGGACCTGTACGTGTGGCAGGATGGGTGTGGAGAGGCTCACACATCCTTGCTGGGTCATACACGTGTCATAAG TGACTTAGACTGGTCCTGGTTTGAACCTGAATTCCTTGTCACAAGCTCTGTGGACACATATATCTACATATGGGACACTAG AGACACTCGTAAACCCACCGTCGCCTTGTCTGCTGTGG CTGGGGCATCCCAGGTGAAATGGAACAGGCGAAATCAGTACTGCTTGGCCTCCAGTCATGATGGCGACGTGAGAATCTGGGATAAAAGG aAACCCAACACTGCCGTGGAGTATGTGGCTGCTCACCTTTCTAAAATCCATGGCCTGGACTGGCACCCTGACAATGAATATATTCTTGCAACCTCCAGTCAGGATAACTCAGTGCGG TTCTGGGACTATAGACAGCCTCGGAAGTACTTGAATATCCTGTCTTGCCAGGTCCCTGTGTGGAAAGCAAGATATACA ccttTCTCTAACGGGCTGGTGACAGTGATGGTTCCCCAGCTCCGGCGGGAGAACAGCTTATTGCTGTGGAGCACGCTGGACCTCAACAGCCCAGTTCATGCCTTTGTGGGACATGATGATGTAGTGCTAGAGTTTCAGTGGAGACCACAGAAAGAGG GTTCTAAAGACTGCCAGCTTGTCACATGGTCCAGAGATCAGACCCTGAGAATCTGGAGGGTAGATCCTCAGTTACAGAAG CTCTGTGCTAGTGATATTGTGGAGGAGCTGATGGATGGTCTGACTCTGGCcacagactcagagaaaacTCTCCGCTCACAGGACTCTGAAGCCCCGCTTAGCCCCAGTCTCAATGCTGATGAGTCCCATG ATCAACAGGAAGGTGTGCAGTCCAGCCTCTCGACAAGCAGCAGGCATGACGCGCCAGGCCTGCCCCAGACACTGCAGCAGGAGTTCTCTCTGGTCAACCTGCAGATCCGTAACGTTAATGTGGAG ATGGATGCCGTTAACCGGAGCTGTTTTGTGTCAGCTCATTGTGGAGCGAACCGTGTCCGGCTTGTGGTCAAGTTCCCAGCACAGTACCCCAACAACGCTGCACCATCATTCCAGTTTGTTTCCCCGACCACCATTTCTTCTTCCATGAAAACCAAAATACAGAAG ATCCTGACCGACACATCACTGCAGAAGGTGAAGAGAAACCAGAACTGCCTGGAGCCCTGTGTGAGGCAGCTGGTGTCCTGCTTGGAGTCAGATAtagtcagtgcatca GAAGATGGCACCAACCCTTACATCCTCACAAACCCAGTAACCCCAGCTCTGCCTGCCTTCCCACGCGTCACAAACACCTACGGCTCTTACCAGGACGCCAACATCCCTTTCCCCCGCACCTCCGGGGCTCGCTTCTGTGGCACAG GTTTTCTGGTGTATTTCACACGGCCCATGACGATGCACCGCACTGCCCCCCCGACGGAGCCCACACCCAG GTCACTGTCCGCTCTTTCTGCATACCACAGTGGGGTCATGACCCCCATGAAAATGCGCTCAGAGTCCCAAGCCACGCTAAGACTTTACAGCGGCAGTcctacacgcacagacaaagaGCAGGTTTCCATCTCCTCCTTCTACTACAAGGAACGG AAATCACGACGCTGGAAAGGCAAACGAGAGGGAACAGACTGCAGTAACAGACCAATTAAACTGGCTGGCAAAGTTATCATTCAGGAGGTCTCTTGTCTGCTGCCCGTACACAAAGCCCTTGGGGAGACCTATGT CCTTAATGTAAACGACATACAGGACACCTGTCAGAAGAATGCAGCAGCAGCTCTGGCCATTGGCCGTAGAGATCTGGCCAAG GTGTGGGCCCTTGCCTCTGCTGCCACCAGCCTTGATCTGAGCCCCGACTCTGAACCTGACGCTGACACTCCCTGGGCAAGACATCCTTTTGGGAGACACTTGCTAGAGACACt GCTGGATCACTACAGTCACATGAGTGATGTGCAGAGCTTGGCCATGCTGTGTAGTGTATTCAGAGGGCAGGGAAGCCCTCATGATTCCTTCACTCTGTATGGACATCAGAACCCGCGCTCTTCTGTTCTCGCCCTACACCACCTACGATAC CCCAGCTATACCTCAAGCTCAGTCACATCTGGCTCCTGCTCCAGCACCTCTGACTCCACCACCACTACTTGGAACATGA TTGGGAGGGATTCCGAACACATTCCCCCCTGGGGGGAGTCCTCTCCAGATGACTATCGCTATGGTAACCAGGTTTACACTGACCCAAGGGAACGAGAGAAAGAACAGCATGACATGAATAAAAG ATTGCTGGATCCAGCTAACACCTTGCAGTTTGATGACTTTAAGAAGTGTTATGGTGAGATCCTTCACCGCTGGGGCTTGAAGGAGAAAAGAGCTGAAGTGCTTAAGTTTGTCTCTTGTCCCCCAGAGCCGCACAAGGGCATAG AATTTGGCGTGTATTGCTGTCATTGTCGCAGCCAAGCAAGGGGCACCCAGTGTGCCGTGTGCAAACGCTTCACCTTCCAGTGTGCGATCTGCCATGTGGCTGTGCGAGGCTCCTCCAACTTTTGCCTGAGCTGTGGACATGGTGGCCACACCAGCCACATGATGGAATGGTTCCGCTCACAAGAGGTGTGCCCTGCAGGCTGTGGCTGCCACTGCCTGCTGCAGAGCACTTTCTGA
- the nip7 gene encoding 60S ribosome subunit biogenesis protein NIP7 homolog isoform X1, with translation MRPLTDEETKTMFEKLSKYIGENVKLLVDRPDGTYCFRLHSDRVYYISEKLLKLATNISREKLVSVGTCFGKFTKTQKFRLHITALDFLAPYAKFKVWVKPGAEQSFLYGNHIMKSGLGRITENTAQYQGVVVYSMADVPLGFGVAAKSTQECRKVDPMSIVVFHQADIGEYIRNEDTLT, from the exons ATGCGTCCTTTAACGGACGAGGAGACGAAAACTATGTTCGAGAAACTCTCTAAATA TATTGGAGAGAACGTCAAACTTCTCGTAGATCGACCAGATGGAACGTATTGTTTCAGACTTCACAGCGACCGCGTGTATTACATTAG TGAAAAACTTCTGAAATTGGCCACAAACATTTCCCGAGAGAAACTCGTATCTGTAGGTACCTGCTTCGGGAAATTCACCAAGACTCAGAAGTTCCGCTTGCACATCACAGCTTTGGATTTCCTTGCTCCATATGCAAAG TTCAAAGTGTGGGTGAAGCCTGGAGCTGAGCAGTCTTTCCTGTATGGGAACCATATCATGAAGTCAGGCCTGGGGAGAATAACAGAGAATACAGCCCAGTACCAGGGTGTGGTCGTGTACTCTATGGCAGACGTACCACTG GGTTTTGGAGTTGCAGCAAAGAGCACGCAGGAGTGTCGGAAGGTTGACCCCATGTCTATCGTGGTTTTCCACCAGGCCGACATTGGCGAGTACATCAGAAACGAGGACACTCTGACATAA
- the nip7 gene encoding 60S ribosome subunit biogenesis protein NIP7 homolog isoform X2: MRPLTDEETKTMFEKLSKYIGENVKLLVDRPDGTYCFRLHSDRVYYISEKLLKLATNISREKLVSVGTCFGKFTKTQKFRLHITALDFLAPYAKGFGVAAKSTQECRKVDPMSIVVFHQADIGEYIRNEDTLT, translated from the exons ATGCGTCCTTTAACGGACGAGGAGACGAAAACTATGTTCGAGAAACTCTCTAAATA TATTGGAGAGAACGTCAAACTTCTCGTAGATCGACCAGATGGAACGTATTGTTTCAGACTTCACAGCGACCGCGTGTATTACATTAG TGAAAAACTTCTGAAATTGGCCACAAACATTTCCCGAGAGAAACTCGTATCTGTAGGTACCTGCTTCGGGAAATTCACCAAGACTCAGAAGTTCCGCTTGCACATCACAGCTTTGGATTTCCTTGCTCCATATGCAAAG GGTTTTGGAGTTGCAGCAAAGAGCACGCAGGAGTGTCGGAAGGTTGACCCCATGTCTATCGTGGTTTTCCACCAGGCCGACATTGGCGAGTACATCAGAAACGAGGACACTCTGACATAA
- the cog8 gene encoding conserved oligomeric Golgi complex subunit 8, with product MAAVDVEDESILASIFKDSFPDNWRDNPDFAAYLSELSSYGVEKLNREPDRLAEERAQILQQTRELAFSNYKTFIRTADCTKEIYRDFGRVESSVSKLLDKLPSFGEKCRGFIKEAEDIGISRRMNSLTLNRHTEILEILEIPQLMDTCVRNGYYEEALELATYVKRLEKKHSSLPVIQGIVQEVRQSAQLMLNQLLQQLRSNSQLPVCLRVIGYLRRMDVFTEAELRVKFLQARGSWLRSILTAIPDDDAYFHITKTIEACRVHLFDIITQYRAIFSDDDPLLSPGGCTVNESAIFHGWVVQQVAQFLETLDRDLQRGVGGRLDSLLGQCMYFGLSFSRVGADFRGQLAPMFQRVAMDTFRKATEEAVVKFQEDMNLYTLISLPSVLGSTIPTVAPSTQPGTLQPPMALLDFPPLACFLNNILTAFNDLRLCCPVGLAQEVTKCLEDALLKVTKLILVFHRAEESAFSSREQDLFVQFCCAFAEDMVPFLNRCLQVLFPPAQLALILGVPPTQVQKYGSLGCTDVKAVLEPLEFVLPKKEVPTVDLCAELTSITSMEPELQPTGAKEELLSKSN from the exons ATGGCAGCTGTAGACGTGGAAGACGAAAGTATTCTGGCGTCTATCTTCAAGGATAGCTTTCCTGATAACTGGAGAGACAATCCAGATTTTGCGGCATATTTGTCAGAGCTAAGCTCGTATGGCGTGGAAAAATTAAACAGGGAGCCCGATCGTTTAGCCGAGGAGAGGGCTCAGATATTGCAGCAGACCCGTGAACTGGCGTTCTCTAACTATAAAACTTTCATCCGCACAGCTGATTGCACTAAGGAGATTTATCGCGATTTTGGACGAGTGGAGAGCAGTGTATCTAAACTCTTGGATAAACTGCCAAGCTTTGGTGAAAAATGCAG AGGTTTCATCAAAGAGGCCGAAGACATCGGGATTAGTCGGCGCATGAACAGCTTGACGCTGAACCGACACACTGAAATCCTTGAAATTCTTGAGATCCCTCAGCTTATGGACACGTGCGTTCGAAATGGTTATTATGAGGAAGCGCTGGAGTTGGCAACTTATGTGAAAAGGCTGGAGAAGAAACACTCCTCTCTTCCGGTCATACAG GGGATTGTACAGGAGGTGCGACAATCTGCACAGCTtatgctaaaccagcttctgcAGCAGCTGCGTAGCAACTCTCAGCTTCCAGTTTGTTTGCGTGTGATTGGCTATCTACGCCGCATGGATGTGTTTACAGAAGCGGAGTTACGTGTTAAATTCCTTCAGGCCCGGGGCAGTTGGTTGCGTTCCATTTTGACTGCTATCCCTGACGATGACGCTTACTTCCACATCACCAAGACCATCGAAGCCTGTCGTGTGCACTTGTTTGACATCATCACACAGTACCGGGCCATCTTTTCAGATGACGACCCTCTGCTGTCACCAGGAGGATGCACAGTGAATGAGAGCGCCATCTTCCATGGATGGGTGGTACAACAAGTGGCACAGTTTTTGGAGACCCTGGACAGGGACCTCCAGCGTGGGGTAGGAGGCCGCTTGGACTCTCTTCTTGGCCAATGCATGTACTTTGGTCTCTCCTTCAGCCGTGTGGGAGCAGACTTCCGTGGCCAGCTTGCACCCATGTTCCAGAGAGTGGCCATGGATACTTTTCGTAAAGCGACAGAAGAAGCTGTAGTGAAGTTCCAGGAGGATATGAATCTGTACACACTCATTTCTCTCCCATCAGTGCTTGGCAGCACAATACCCACTGTGGCTCCAAGCACTCAGCCAGGGACACTGCAGCCACCAATGGCCCTGCTGGATTTCCCCCCATTAGCATGTTTTCTCAACAATATTTTGACTGCATTCAATGATCTCAGACTCTGCTGCCCCGTTGGCCTGGCCCAGGAAGTTACCAAATGCCTTGAGGATGCACTTTTGAAG GTGACAAAATTGATCCTGGTTTTCCATCGAGCAGAAGAGTCTGCGTTTAGCAGCCGGGAGCAGgatttgtttgttcagttctgTTGTGCTTTTGCGGAGGACATGGTGCCTTTCCTAAATCGCTGTCTGCAGGTCCTCTTCCCCCCAGCCCAACTTGCTCTTATCCTCG GTGTTCCGCCCACACAGGTTCAGAAATATGGCAGCCTAGGGTGCACTGATGTGAAAGCTGTTCTGGAACCTCTGGAGTTTGTGCTTCCCAAGAAGGAGGTGCCCACTGTGGATCTTTGTGCTGAACTCACCAGCATAACCAGTATGGAGCCTGAACTCCAGCCGACTGGAGCCAAAGAAGAGCTGTTGTCAAAGTCAAACTGA